The following are encoded in a window of Fusarium falciforme chromosome 11, complete sequence genomic DNA:
- a CDS encoding Cupin-2 domain-containing protein, translating into MPESKIISDQSTKVTKATATFTGQVFSNIMHLDKSAGIASVTFTPCARTHWHTHVEGQMIHVLSGSGWICDKGGKARRIRAGDTIWASPGTTHWHGADDESVMTHLVMVTGETNWHEPVTEEEYKIREI; encoded by the coding sequence ATGCCGGAATCGAAAATCATTTCCGACCAAAGCACCAAGGTCACCAAGGCTACAGCCACCTTTACAGGCCAGGTCTTTTCCAACATCATGCATCTCGACAAAAGCGCCGGTATTGCCAGCGTCACATTCACGCCGTGCGCTCGAACGCACTGGCACACTCACGTTGAGGGGCAAATGATCCATGTGCTCTCGGGTAGTGGATGGATTTGCGACAAGGGAGGCAAAGCCAGGCGGATCAGGGCTGGCGATACAATCTGGGCCTCTCCTGGGACGACTCATTGGCATGGGGCTGATGATGAGTCTGTCATGACGCATCTTGTCATGGTTACCGGTGAAACGAATTGGCATGAGCCCGTCACTGAGGAAGAGTACAAGATACGGGAAATATAA